Within Actinoplanes sp. L3-i22, the genomic segment GCCTTCACCCTGGCCTTGCCCTTGGCCGGCTCGTCCCGGGTCATCGCCCGGTTCGCCTGGACCAGCAGGGACGTGTGCAGCAGCTCGACCGCGTCGATGTCGGCGTCGAACCCGAAGATCGTGCTGAAGCCCAGCTCCGGCGACCAGACCGTGCGGCAGGCGTTGGCCTTGGCGACCGCGTCGAGCAGGCTGGCCTTCTCGTTCTCGTACGGATGATCCACCCCGATCCGCCGCGCGAACGGGACGACGCCGGCCACCGGCGCGGTGACCTCCTCGATCCGGTACCGGGTGATCAGCTCCTGGGCCTTCGCGCTGTACGCCTCCGCCTCGGCCGGGAAATCGGTCGCCTCGGCCTTCGCCAGCAGCGCGCGCACCCGGTCGAGCAGCCGCTTGTCGGCGTGGTGATGCACGGTCGTCGCGGGGACTCCCGGCGGTGGGATCAGGATCTCGATCGGCGGCATGCGCCGCAATTCCGACAAAAGATCAAGAGAGGCATCCAGTACGGCGATCCGGTCCAGCTTGCGACGATCCTCCGAGGTGAGCTGCGTGGCCTGGGCGCGCCACGCGTCGTCGACCGGATCCTTGCCGGCCAGGAAGGCCGCGGCCGCGTCGGCGACCAGCCGCCCCTGGATCGGGTTGCCGCGGCGCGCGATCGCCCGGTGCAGCTCGACCGGCTGCCAGCCGTTGGTGAACAGCCGCCCGAACTCGGCCCCCAGCACGGCGGTCAGCGCCGCGTCGGTCTCCGCGGCCGGAGCCCCGGTGAGCAGGTCGAGCGCGGTCTCGTAATCGAGCTCACCGGCCCGGACACGTTCGACGATCTCCCGGGCCGACATGCCACCGATGCTAGTGGCCGCGTTCCTGTTCCTTGCCCATGCCCCCGCCCGGCGTGACCGCGGTGACCCAGGTCGGACCGCATGGGTTCTTTATGAAGCGCAACCACCCGCGGACGTCGCCCTGGAGGGTCTCGCGTCTTTGGGCGCCCCGCGCCCTGCGAGGCCCGGAAGGGTCCCCGCGGGAGCGACGATCAGTTATTGGCCGCAGCGTAGGCAAGAAAGAATTTGATCTTGAAAGATGGTGGCGGGGAGGGTGGTGCGGACCCTCCCCGCCGAGGGGTGGTGATCACGGGCTGGGCGGCGCGGTTTAGATGTCGAGGTCGTTCTCGATGCGGCGCAGCTGATGACGGGACATGGCCAGGTTCGACCGGTCCCGGCGCAGCGCCACATAGAGGAACAGGCCCTTGCCGGCGCGGCTCGTGAGCGGGCGGATCATGTGGTACTGGGTGTCCAGGGTGATGAGGATGTCCTCGATCTTCTCGGAGAGGTTCAGCATCTCCATCGCCCGCAGCTTCGCCCGGACCACGTCGGTGTTGCCGGCCGCCGCGACCGTCAGGTCGAGGTCCTTGCCGCCACCGAGGGTGCCCAGGGCCATGCCGCTGGTGTGGTCGACGAGAGCGACGCCGATGCAGCCGTCGATCTCCATAACTTCTTTCAGAGCGGTTTCCATGTCGGGCATGGGGTTCATTCCTCCGTTGTGGTGGGATGGTGGCCCGTCTGTGACGACGACGGCGCCGGATGGATGCGGCGGGATTGCCGCGGTACTTCGCTGCCGGTCAGTTCGTCGCCGTGCGGCGGCGTGAGCCGTTCGGCAGCGTGGCCATCGGGGTCCGCCGGGCCAGCGGGATCGTCGACGGGCCGGTCTGTTGTGGAATCTCCGGACGCAGCTGTTGTTGTTGCTGCATCGTCTCCACCGCCATGAGCTTGGTGATCCGGCGCACGCACCGCCGTGCCTCCAGGTGCACCATGGCGAGGTTCGCGTCGCCCGAGGTGACCACGGTGAGCAGGGCGTTCGGACCCGCGGCGTACGAGGTGATGTATCCGCCGTCGCACTCGACGACGGACTCCCGCAACTCGCCGTGACTGACCGCGTGCGCGAACCGGCGCGCCAGCGCCAGATGCGCCGCGGCGAGCGCGGCCAGGGTGTCCGGCTCGATCCCGTGCGAGTCGTGCGCGACGACCATTCCATCGGCGGTGGCGAGCACGCTGCCGGACAGCTCCGGAACCCTGCTGCGCAGGCGGGCGAGCTCGTCGAGTACCGCCGGGTCGACCGTCATCACTCGGACCGCTCCTTCTTGGTCGGGGGGTGCGCGCGTCACCGCAGTGCCCTCAATGCGGTGCGTATTCGTTTGAGCAGGACCTCGTCGGCGG encodes:
- a CDS encoding roadblock/LC7 domain-containing protein, which gives rise to MTVDPAVLDELARLRSRVPELSGSVLATADGMVVAHDSHGIEPDTLAALAAAHLALARRFAHAVSHGELRESVVECDGGYITSYAAGPNALLTVVTSGDANLAMVHLEARRCVRRITKLMAVETMQQQQQLRPEIPQQTGPSTIPLARRTPMATLPNGSRRRTATN
- a CDS encoding DUF2786 domain-containing protein; translated protein: MSAREIVERVRAGELDYETALDLLTGAPAAETDAALTAVLGAEFGRLFTNGWQPVELHRAIARRGNPIQGRLVADAAAAFLAGKDPVDDAWRAQATQLTSEDRRKLDRIAVLDASLDLLSELRRMPPIEILIPPPGVPATTVHHHADKRLLDRVRALLAKAEATDFPAEAEAYSAKAQELITRYRIEEVTAPVAGVVPFARRIGVDHPYENEKASLLDAVAKANACRTVWSPELGFSTIFGFDADIDAVELLHTSLLVQANRAMTRDEPAKGKARVKAFRRSFLVAYAIRIGERLREVAEREFAGRGDLLPVLRSRDVEVRAAMEKVFPRTVRSRASRVDSLEGWDSGRAAADEAQLR